DNA from Streptomyces sp. Edi4:
CGCACCACCTCCAAGACACCCGCGTCCACCGCCGACGCGTAACCGACCGGAGGAACCGCCGTGGCCGCACAGCCCAGGTTTCGCAACTTCGCAGTCCGCCCCGCCCAGACCGGCGAGAAGCACCCGGTCGATGAGACGCTTCCCCCACTGAAGATGTTCACCAGCGGCCTCCAGCACGTGGCCGCCATGTACGCGGGTGTGGTGGCCCCGCCCATGATCGTCGGTCCCGCCGTGGGGCTCGACGCCAAGGAGACCGCGTTCCTGGTCGCCGCGAGCCTGTTCACCGCGGGGCTCGCCACGCTCCTCCAGACTCTCGGGATCTGGAAGATCGGCGCCAAGTTGCCCTTCGTGAACGGGGTTTCGTTCGCCGGTGTCACCCCGATGATCGCCATCGGCAAGGAGCACGGCGGCCACGCGATCCCCGTCATACTCGGCGGCGTGATCGTCGCCGGACTGCTCGGCTTCCTGGCCGCTCCCTACTTCGGCAGGCTCGTCCGCTTCTTCCCGCCGGTCGTCACCGGCACCGTGATCACCCTGATCGGTGTCTCGTTGCTGCCCGTCGCCTTCAACTGGTCCTCCGGCGGCAACGAGAAGGCCGGGGACTACGGTTCGCTCTCCAACCTCGCGCTCGCCGCGATCACCCTGGTCATCGTGCTCGCGCTGCGCAAACTCCTGCACGGCTTCATGCAGCAGATCGCCATCCTGCTCGGCCTCGTGGCGGGATCGGTCATCGCGATCCCCATGGGCAAGACCAGCCTGGACGCCATCAAGAACGCGGATGTCGTCGGCTTTCCGACCCCCTTCCACTTCGGCGCCCCGCAGTTCGACATCGCCGCGATCGTCTCGATGTGCATCGTGATGCTCGTGTGCATGACGGAGTCCACGGCCGACATGCTGGCGCTCGGCAAGATCGTCGAGCGTCCGGCCGATCAGGAGACCATCGCGGCCGGCCTGCGCGCCGACACCCTGGGATCCGTGCTCAGCACCGTCTTCAACGGCTTCATGGCCAGCGCCTTCGCGCAGAACATCGGGCTCGTCGCGATGACCAAGGTGCGCAGCCGGTTCGTGGTGGCGACCGGTGGTCTCATCCTCGTGGCGCTCGGCCTGAGTCCCGTCGCCGCCTCGGTGATCTCCCTGGTGCCACTGCCGGTGCTCGGCGGCGCGGGCATCGTGCTCTTCGGCTCGGTGGCCGCGAGCGGCATCCAGACGCTCTCCACGGCCGCGCTGGAGAAGGGTGAGAACGCTCTCATCGTGGCCGCCTCGGTCGGCGTCGGCCTGATACCGATAGCCAAGCCCGACTTCTACCACGCCTTCCCCGACAAGCTGCTCGTCGTCCTCGACTCCGGCATATCCACCGGCTGTGTCGTGGCGATCGTGCTCAACCTCGCCTTCAACCACCTCGGTTCACGCCGCTCCGATGACGAGGGGGCCGAGGCCGGGGTCCTGCCCATGGCCGAACCGGAGGCCGCCCTGCACTGACGGACGGACGGCCCGACCGGTCCCGGGCGCTACTCGCAGGCCACGCCGTCGCCGTCCCGGTCCAGGTGCGCGGCGTAACCCGGCTCGCCCCGGTGCAGGGGAGTGACCCCGGCGGCGCGGGCGGCGGCGCAGTTCTTGTACGAGGCGCTGCTGCCCCCGCCGCTGCCCCCGCTGACCTTCTCGCCGCCGCCGTTCATCGGGGGCGGCACGCTCGGCCCCTTGGGCTTCGGCTTCGGTACGGTCCCGGTGGCCGGGGTCTTGGCGGCGGCGGGGGGAGCGGTCGGCGTCGCGTCGTCGGTCCGCGCCGGGCTTGGCGTCGGGCTCTCGTCGGCCGACTGTGACGGCGACGGCGACGGCGCGGCGGACTGCGACGGGGTCGCGGCCGACACCGTGGCCGCCGGGGTCTTCGTGGTGTCGTCCTGACAGCCCGTCGTGGTGAGGGCGAGCGCACCGAGCAGGCCGGAGACGAGCAGAGTGCGGACGGCTGATTCAGATATGCGCATGCGGCGGACTCTCTCGGGCGTTCGGGATTCCTGTGATGATCTGGTGAAGGAGAGAATACGGGCCGCAAAGGTTCCGTAAAGCGCAATCGCCGAACTCGTCCGGGTCCAGCCACCGAAGAGGGCGGCGCACACGGGAACGACGGGTACGGCGGCCTCCTCGCCGCCGTACCCGCCGTCCGCGGTGGGGGAGTTATCCGATGTGGTACGGGTCGCCGTAGACCTTCCAGTCCAGCGGCGTGTTCAGGCCGAGATTGCCCTTCTTGAGGAAGACCCGCTGTTCGGTGTCGACCCGGCTGGTGTCGCTGTGCGCCTCCTCCTGCTTCATCGCCCACACGCGGGCGTCGAGGAAGGCGTCGAGATACGTCGTCTCGTTGCCGCCCTTGGCCGGGGTCTTCGCCTTGGCCAGGGCGCGCTTGCGGATGGAGCTGAAGCTGGTCGGGTCGGTGCCGTCACCGTGCATCACGATGGCGTCGTAGTAGATGAACTGGCCGAGCGTGCCGAGCCCGTCGGACTTGCCCTGCTTGACGGCCGGGTCGAAGTACACCCGGTCCCGCTCGTCGTTCTGGGCCTCCTTGAAGGCCGTCTCCGACGCGGCGGTCTTCCAGTCCTTGGTGAAGTTCGGGTCCAGTCCCTTGTGGGAGTCGCTTCCGTTCACCTTCTCCAGAGCCGGCAGGTACTTCGCGAGGACGTTGCCGGGGTTGCGCGCGGTGTAGAGCCTGACCAGGTCGAGCATGTCACCGGTGCCCGAGCAGAACCCGATGATGCCGGCGGTGTAGCCCCGGCCGTCCTTGATGTCCTCGATGTACTTGTACTGCGCCTTCCAGTCCAGCGAGGAGTTCTCCGCGCTGGAGACGAGCTGCATGGCTATGTCCTTCTTCGCCGGGTCGTCGAGCCCGGTCGCGGCGGCGTTGATCACCGTCACATTGTCCGCCGGCGCGGCGGCCGGGTCGTCGGCGGCGTAGGCCGTGACCGGAACCGCGAGCAGCGCGGCGCCGAGCAAGGCGCGGATGACGATCCTGGTACGACGTGCGGGGGTGGTGCCGTGGGGGGTGTGCACGTGGACCTCCACAGGGAGTCGGTCGCTCCGGTGTTCTGTTAGGAAACTTTCCTACCACTGCGCCGGAGCGCCCGTACACCCCTGTGACACAAGGAAGTTGAGGCGGTGGCGGCACATGGCCGAGGGCCGCGACCGCCCCCGCGCGCACGGACCCTGGCGCGGCCGGACGGGCCGGTGCGGCTAGACTGGCGGGCTGCTGTCACCGCACATCACAGGAGTCCCGCACGTTGTCCGAGAACCACGAGACAGTCGCCCCGGCGCCCGGCGCGACCCGTCTGAACCTCGTCTCCGACTGCGGCGACTGCTTCGGCCTGTGCTGTGTGGCCCTCGCCTACACGGCGTCCGCCGACTTCGCGATCGACAAGCCGGCCGGCCGGCCCTGCCCGAACCTCACGGGCGAGTTCAGCTGCGGCATCCACCGGGACCTGCGCGCCAAGGGCTTCCAGGGCTGCACCGTGTACGACTGCTTCGGGGCCGGCCAGAAGGTCTCCCAGCACACCTTCAAGGGCCGCGACTGGCGCACGGCTCCCAAGAGCGCCGCCGCGATGTTCGAGGTCTTTCCGGTGATGCGTCAGCTCCACGAGCTGCTGTGGTACGTCACCGAAGCGCTCGCGCTGCCCAAGGCCCGGCCCGTGCACGACGAATTGCGCGCGGCGCTGCGCGAGACGGAGGCGTTCACCGAGCTCGCCCCCGACGAGCTGCGCGACCTGGACGTGGCTGCCCACCGCGACGGGGTCAACCGCCTGCTCCTGAAGGCGAGCGAACTGACCAGGGCGGAGTTCAAGGGCAAGAAGGGCAAGGACCGGCGCGGGGCCGACCTGATGGGCGCTCGCCTCAAGGGCGCCGACCTGCGCGGCGCGAACCTGCGGGGCGCGCTCGTGATCGCCGCCGACCTGCGCGGCGCCGATCTGCGCGTGGCCGACCTGATCGGCGCGGACTTCCGCGACGCGCTGCTCGACGGCGCCGATCTGACCGACGCGTTCTTCCTCACCCAGGCCCAGCTGAACGCGGCGAAGGGCGACCGGGCGACCCGGATCCCGTCCGCCCTGGCACGCCCCGCCCACTGGGCCGCGCGCTAGCGGCCTGTCCGGCGGATCTTGTCTGGGACGCGCGGCCCTGGCACGCCCATCTGCCGCGTTGTCGTCGGTTGCCGACGCTCCGCGTCGCCGCCCTCCTCCGCCTTGCAGCTGGACGCACCAGGCCCCCGCTCACCAGGGTGGAGAAGCTGAGCCTTACAGGAGGCGACCAGATCCGCCGGACAGGCCGTTGCGCGACCAGCCCGGGTCGCGCCCGCTCAGGCCGATCACGCGGTCGAGCAGAGGGGCGCTGTCGGCCACGTCGACGGCGGGTCCGAACGCACCGCCACGGGCGGCCGGATCGTCCTTGGACGGTGCGAGGAAGGCCCGGGAGACCTCCAGGTCGGCGGTGGAGGGGTGGTAGTCCTGCCCGGTGGCGCGGGCCACGTCCCAGCCGTGCACGACCAGTTCGTCCAGGCCTACGCGGCCGCTGACCGCGCCCGGCAGGTCGAGGCCGCCGATCTGCGTGTCGCCCTCCCAGGCCGCCGGGTCCCGCCAGGCCTCGGCCATGGCGGCGAGGTTGCGGGGCAGAGCGGCGCGCCAGTCGTCGGGCAGCGCCGGCGGCGCCGCCGAGCTCGGAGCGGTGCCGGTCGAAGGGCCGCGCACCTTGCGGGCGGCGTCCTGGAAGGCCACGCTCAGACCCAGCACATGGGCGAGCAGGTCCCGCAGGGGGTACTCGGGGCACGGCGTCGGCGCGGACAGCTGATCGTCACCCACGCCGTCGAGCAGGCGGACCAGCTCGGCGGCCGCGGGGCCGAGATCGGGGTGGGCGCGCCGGACGTCGGCGTCGGTGCTCGGATCGGTGCTCGGATCGGTGTTCATGAAGGAGAGACCGCGCGCGAGCCGGAAAATCATCGCGGGCCCGCGCGAAAGGTCCACGGGCCTCACCCCCCGCAACTTCACGGTCACCGGCCCGTCGGCACCCACCACGGCGTGGAGCTGCGCGCCCGGCTCGCGGACGGGGAGTGGGGCGACTCTGGGCGCAGCCGGCGGTGGTGGCCCCCTGATGGGCGCCCCCGGATGGCCTCACGCGAGCCTGCGGCCGCCGAACGCGTTCGAACCGTCCGCCCGGCGCCACCATGCCTCAAGGCCGGTCTGGTCCATGGCGCTCCAGTCGGGGGTCCGCTGGACGAGCCCGAGGCCGAGACCTCGTCCGAGTTCGACCATGCCGCGCCCGACCGCCGCGCGGCCGGCGTCGTAGGCGGCCACCGCCTCGGGCCAGGTCGTGGCCGAGGACAGCGCGCCGGCCAGGGCGGTGGCGTCCTGGAGGGCCTTCACCGCGCCACCGCCGGTGTGCGGCCGTGCCACCGTGGCGGCGTCACCGCTCAGCGCGACGCGTCCGGTCGCGTACCGGGGCGCGGTGAAGTCGTACATCGGCTGGATGAACAGCTCGTCCGGCGCGGTCAGACGCACCAACTCGCCCCAGAACGGCGGCATGTGATGGTCCGCCAGGTGGCGGGCGTGAGCGCGCAGCTCCTGCGTCAGGGTGCCGGGCGGCAGGCTGGTGGGGGAGTCGAGCCCGAGATCGTGACCGGCGGGCGGCGCCGCGTAGAGCACCCAGTTGACGCGGTGGCCGCCCCGGCCGTCGGGGATGCGGTAGATGACGGCGTGCCCGCCGTCGAAGACGACATAGACGCAGTCCTCCACCGGCCAGCGGCTCTCGTCGGGCAGCCGCTCGACGGGGAACGCGCCGCGCCAGGCGAGATAGCCGGCGTACTGCGGGCGGACCTCGGGGCAGGCGGCCGCGCGGACCACGGAGCGGTAGCCGTCGCAGCCCACCACGAAGTCGAAACGGTCCGGTCCCCCGGCCGCGGTCCTCAACTCGACGCCATCGGGGTCGACTTCCACTTGGTCGACGACCGCGCCGGGGCGAAAGTCCACCGACTCCGGTACGCGGGCGCGCAGTTCGCGCCAGAGCGGGCCCCAGTTGTAGGTGCGGAAGGGGAAGGGCAGCGTGCCCACCAGGCGGCCCATCGGGGCCGAGCCGTCGCGAACGTACCAGGCGCGCCTGGTCAGTTGGAGCCATGGCATCGAAGCCGTCACGAATCCGCCGGCCTCCAGTTCGGCGTAACGGTCGTTGTGCATCGCCAGTCCCACGCCCCGGTCGGCCAGCCGGCCCGTGGCCCGCTCGTACACCGTGATCTCCTCGGCGCCACCCCGGTGCGCGGCCAGCGCCGCCGCGCACCCCGCGATGCTCCCGCCGACGATGGCGACTCGCCCTCCCCGCATCCCCACACCCTCGCAGTCTCGTCCGACAGCGTGCCGCCCGGGCCCGGGCCGCCCCCCGCCGGATTGTCGCAGCATCGGGCTCACCGGGCCACGGCGGGCCAGTGACCCGGGCGGCCCGCGGCACCCGGGTGAGCACCGGATGCGCGGGCGGGTCCGGCGTGGTCCATTGAGCCCATGGACGCCGACCAGGACCCGCGGGCGCAGGCCGGGGCAGCGCCGCCCTCCGGCGCGCCGGACAGCCGGATGCGCTTTCCCAGTGCGCTCACGATTCTCGCGGTCGTCACCCTGGCGGTGTGGCTCCTGGCGTTCGTCATCCCTTCGGGCGCGTACGAGCGCAACGCCGACGGCGCGCCCGTCCAGGGCACCTATCACCGCGCCGGCACCGGCCAGAGCTTCACCGACCGCCTCAGCGACCTCTTCCTCTCCCCGGTCAACGGGCTCTACGGCATCCAGGACGCCAAGTCCGGCCGGGTCGGCCCCACCATGGCCGGCGAACTGTACGGCAGCGCCGGGGTGTTCCTCTTCGTCCTCGCCATCGGCGCGTTCATCACGGTGGTCTTCGCCACCGGCGCCCTCGACCGGGGGATCGGTCTGCTCGCCCACCGTCTGCGCGCGCGGGGCGCGCTCCTGATCGCGGGCGTGATGACGGTCTTCTCCGTCCTCGGCACGGTCGAGGGCTTCGCCGAGGAGACGCTTGGCTTCTACGGATTGATCGTGCCGCTGATGCTGGCGCTCGGCTACGACCGTCTGGTCGCGACGGGCACGATCATCGTGGGCGCGGGCATCGGCGTGCTGTGCTCGACGGTCAACCCGTTCGCGACGGGCGTCGCCTCCTCGGCAGCGGGGATCTCGCTCGGCGACGGCATCGCGCTGCGCTTCGTGATGTGGCTGGCCCTGACGGCGGTGTCCATCGCGTACGTCATCCGCTACGGCCGCCGCGTCCAGCGGGACCCGGCGAAGTCCCTGACCGGGTTCCTGCCCGGGGACCGGGAGCACGCGCGGACGGATCAGGAGGACGGGGCCGGGCCACCCGAGCTGACCCGTACCCACCGCTTGGTCCTGGTCCTGCTCACCCTCGTCTTCGCCTTCATGATCTTCTCGGTGGTGCCGTGGTCGAGCGCGCTGACCGGCAGGGCGGACGCCACCCCCTACCCCTGGGAACTGGGCTGGTCCTTCCCGCAGTTGGCGGCCCTTTTCCTGGTGGCGGCGGCCCTGGTGGGCATCGCGGCCCGGCTGGGGGAGGCGCGGCTGAGCTCGACGATCATCCAGGGCGCGGCGGACTTCATCTCCCCGGCCCTGGTCATCGTGCTGGCCAGGGGCGTCACGGTGATCATGAACAACTCGGGGATCACGGACACGGTGCTGCACTCGATCGAGGGCGTCGTGAAGGGCGCGCCGTCCGCCGTGTTCGCCGTGCTGGTCTTCGTGGTGAACCTTCCCCTGGCCTTCCTGATCCCCTCAACCTCGGGCCATGCCACCCTCGCGATGCCGATCCTGGCTCCGCTCGCCGGCTTCGCGGGCGTCTCGCGCGCGGTCGTGGTGACCGCCTGGCAGGCGGCGAGCGGCTGGATGAACCTGTGGGTCCCGACCACCGCCGTCACCATCGGCGGCGTGGCCCTGGCGAAGGTGGGCTACGACAAGTATCTGCGCTTCGTGGCCCCGCTGCTCGCGGTCCTGGCCGTGCTGATCTGCGCGTTCGTGGCGGTGGGCGCGGCGTTCACCTGACGCGCGCCCGCCCGGCGCGGCCGCGCCCCCGGTGCTGTGCGGTAGCGGGGGCGGGCATCGCGACAACTGCCGTGATCAGCCGACGAGTTGGTCGTACGCCGGCAGGGTCAGGAAGTCGGCGTAGTCGGCGTCGAGGGAGACCTGAAGGAGGAGGTCGTGGGCCTGCTGCCACTTGCCGGCCGCGAAGGCGTCCTCGCCGATCTCCGCGCGGATCGCGGCGAGTTCGTCGGCGGCCACCTGGCGGGCGAGGTCGGCCGTGGCCCGGACCGTCTTCCCGTCGTGCTCGAAGACGACACCGGCGTTGATCCACTGCCAGATCTGCGAGCGCGAGATCTCGGCGGTGGCCGCGTCCTCCATCAGGTTGAAGATGGCGACCGCGCCGAGGCCGCGCAGCCACGCCTCGATGTAACGGATGCCGACCTGGACCGCGCTGACCAGGCCCTGATACGTGGGCTTCGCGTCCAGGGAGTCGATGGCGATCAGATCGCCGGGGGCCACCGAGACGTCCTCGCGCAGCCGGTCCTTCTGGTTCGGCCGGTCGCCGAGCACCGCGTCGAAGGAGGCCATCGCGATCGGGACCAGGTCGGGGTGGGCCACCCACGAGCCGTCGAAACCGTCGCCCGCCTCGCGGTCCTTGTCGGCCTTGACCTTCTCGAAGGCGACCTTGTTCACCTCGGCGTCACGGCGCGAGGGGATGAACGCGGCCATGCCGCCGATCGCGTGCGCGCCGCGCTTGTGGCAGGTGCGGACGAGGAGTTCGGTGTAGGCGCGCATGAAGGGCGCCGTCATCGTCACCGCGTTGCGGTCGGGCAGGACGAACTTCTCGCCGCCGTCCCGGAAGTTCTTCACAATGGAGAAGAGGTAGTCCCAGCGGCCCGCGTTCAGCCCCGCCGCGTGATCGCGGAGCTCGTACAGGATCTCCTCCATCTCGTACGCCGCGGTGATCGTCTCGATCAGGACGGTGGCGCGGACGGTGCCCCGGGGGACGCCCACGTAGTCCTGCGCGAAGACGAAGATGTCGTTCCAGAGGCGGGCCTCCAGGTACGACTCCGTCTTCGGGAGGTAGAAGTACGGGCCCTTGCCGAGGGCGATCAGGCGCTGGGCGTTGTGGAAGAAGTACAGGCCGAAGTCGACCAGGGCGCCGGGCACCGGGCGGCCGTCGAACTGGAGGTGGCGCTCCTCCAGGTGCCAGCCGCGCGGGCGCATGACGACGGTCGCGAGCTGGTCGGCGTCCTTGAGGGCGTACGACTTGCCCGAGGTGGCGTCGGTGAAGTCGATGCGGCGCTCATAGGCGTCGATCAGGTTGAGCTGGCCGAGGACGACGTTCTCCCACGTGGGGGCAGAGGCGTCCTCGAAGTCGGCGAGCCAGACCTTCGCGCCCGAGTTCAGGGCGTTGATGGTCATCTTGCGGTCGGTCGGACCGGTGATCTCCACGCGGCGGTCGTTCAGCGCGGCCGGCGCGGGCGCGACCTTCCAGGACTCGTCCGCGCGGATCGCGGCGGTCTCGGGGCGGAAGTCCAGCGTGGAGGTGCGGGCGATCTCGCTCCTGCGGTCCTTGCGGCGGGCCAGGAGCTCGTCGCGGCGCCCCGTGAAGTTCCGGTGCAGCTCCGCCACGAAGGCGAGGGCCGCGTCGGTAAGGACCTCTTCCTGCCGGGGCAGGGGCTCGGCATCGACGATGGCCAGCGGAGACGGCGCTGGTGCGGACATGAGCTGTCACTCCTTCGCGGGGATGCCCTGACGGCCGCCGGGTCGCCATGCAATGGCACTCAGTGCCAGGGCTCCGAGATACGACTGTGGGCGCCGCCTGATCTGACGAGCGCTTCTGAACAGTGGATAGTAGTTTCCTCATGGTGGAAGTTCAATGGTTTGTTGATGTCGAGATTCTTCGGGTCGAGGGACCATGGCTCTGGGTGCCACCCCGTTCACTCCGTGTCCCCGGCCCTTACCGGGCGTCCTCGAATCTGCTGTCCCGTCCTTCCCTGTGTACTCCAGATCTACTGGAGACGGCTCAGATCCGCCTCGGTGTCGATGTCGTAGGGCTCGGCCACGTCCCCGCATTCGACGAGCGTGATCTCGTCCTCATGGGCCTTCAGGTAGGCGCGGGCGCCCCGGTCGCCCGTCGCGGACGCGGCGATGTCCGCCCAGCGGGCCGCGCCGAACAGGACCGGGTGCCCGCGCCTGCCGTCGTACGAGGCCGCCACGAGGCAGTCGCCCGAACGGTGGGCGGCGCGCACCCGCGCGATCGCCGCCGCGCCGATGCCCGGCTGGTCGACCAGGCTCACCAGCGCGGCCCCGGCCCCGCCGGCCCGGCCCCCCGAGGCGGCCAGCGCTTCCAGGCCCGCGCGCAGCGAGGAGCCCATGCCGTCGGCCCAGCCGGGGTTGTCGACCAGCACGCACCCCCTCAGGTCGGCCCGGGCCCGCACCTCGTCGGCCGCGGCGCCGAGCACCACGTACACCGTGTCGCAGCCGCCCTCGCGCAGCGCCCGGATCGCGTTCTCGACGAGCGGCCGGCCCCGGTGGGTGAGCAGCGCCTTGGGCCGTCCGCCGAGCCGCCGGCCGCCGCCCGCCGCGAGCAGCAGTCCGGTGACCCGCGCCGTCTGTGTGGTTGATCGCGTCATGGCCCCAGATATACCTCCCGCGTTTCCCCAATTCCGTCCCCGTAGTGGCGCACGACACATCGCATGGCGTTAACTGGCCCGCGCATCCCGGCAGTTGACCTTCGCTGTACGGGTTCTGAACACCTGCACAAGGACGTGCGTGGGGGAGGACTTTTGTTGCGAGGAGTGGAGCAGAGGGCCGTGGCCGGCAGCGGCGAGGACCCCAGAGTGAGCGCGTTGCGGGCCGCCGTGTCCCGGCTGCGCCGACAGCTGGCCGGACACCCGGTGGAGTTCCCCGACCGGGCCGTGGCAGAGGACGAGCTCGCGGCGCTGGAGGCGATGGCCATCGGCGGGGTCCCCGAGGTGCCCCGGCTGCGGCGCTCGCTGTTACTGATCGCGGGCTCGATCGGCTCCGTCAGCGCGCTGGCGGGCGCGGTCGCCGAGGTCCGCGAGGCGGTCGAGCTCTTCGGCGGCACGCCGGGGCGGTACTGACGGGGGCCGGGTACGAGTGTCCGAACTCGCCCTCTCCGCCGGGGAGTTCAGGCCACCCAGTGGGGGCGGCCCGGCTCGCCCGTGAACGCCGGCAGGCCCGCGTCGAGCGTCGCGGCCAGCCGGCGCACCCCCTCCTCCAGGACCGCCGGCTCGCGTACGAAGGGGAGCCGGAGGCGATGCTCGTGGGTGCCGGGGTCCGCGGCGAAACGGGAACCCGGCTCGATGCTCACGCCGTGGGTCCGCGCCGCCCGGGCCAGCGCCCCCGCGACCGGGGCGCCGAGATCGACCCAGAGGCAGAGCCCGCCGGGCGGCGTCCGCCAGCGCCACCCGGGCAGATGGCGCCCGAGCGCGGCGGCGAGCGCGTCCCGGCGCTCCCGCAGCTGGTGCAGCCGGGCGCGCAGCACCTCGTCCATGCCGGGCAGCAGCGCCTTGGCGAGCAGCTGGTCGACCAGCGAGGGGGCCAGGTCGACATGGACGCGCAGCGCGGCCAGTTCGGTGATGAGCCGCGAGCCCGCCCGTACCCAGCCGATGCGCAGACCGCCCCAATGGGTCTTGCTGAGCGAGCCCACCGTGACGATCTGCTCGGATTCGCCCCGGTGGGCCAGGGACACGAACGGCGCGGGCGCGGGCGCGTCCAGGGCGATCTCGGCCAGGGTCTCGTCGATGAGCAGCCAGGTGCCGGTGCCCCGCGCCGCGCGCAGCAGCCCGGCGCGCTGGTCCGCGCTCATGAGCTCGCCGGTGGGGTTGTGGAAGTCCGGGATGAGATACGCGAGCCGGGGCGCGGTCCGGCGCAGCGCGCAGTGCAGGAGTTCGCTGTCCCAGCCGTCCTCGCTCACCGGTACGGGAGTGAGGCGAAGACCGGCGTGGCGCACGGCGTCCAGGCCGTTGGGGTACGAGGGGCTTTCCACCAGCGCCCGGTCCCCGGGCCGGCCGATGAGGTTCACCACCAAGGACACCGCGGACTGGGCGCCCGTGGTGATCAGGATCTGGTTGGGCAGGGTGGGCAGGCCGCGCCGGGTGTAGCGCTCGGCGACGGCGGCGCGCAGCTCGGGCAGGCCGAGGGGGTGGTAGCCGGTGGTCGCGGCGTGCCGGGCCAGTTCGGACCCGGCGAGCTCGAACGCGGCGGCCAGTTCCGCGGCGGGGGCGTCGGGGGCGGCCATGGCGAGGTCGATGACGCCGTCCGGCGCCTGGTAGCGGGCCACATTGGATGGGTTCGCGCCGGTGGGCAGTTCGGTCCAGGTGCCGGCCCCGCGCCGGCTGACGGCGTAGCCGCTCTCGCGCAGCAGATCGTAGGCCGCGGTGATGGTGGCCCGGCTGACCTCCAGGGCGACGGCGAGCTCCCGCTCGGCGGGCAGCCGGGTGCGCAGCGGGATGCGGCCGTCCAGGAGGAGGGTGCGGATGGCCCGGGCGAGGGGGCGGTAGCCGGGGCGCGGGGCGGTGAGGGCGGTGACGTGCGCCGCGAGCTGGCGGCCGCGCAGGGTGCGGGTGGGGTGGGGCGCGGTGTCCTTGAGCGCGGGGGTGCCTGCCATGCGGGTCTCCTGGAATTGGCCTGCGTGTGGCCCTCGTTTGCCAGGCCAATCAGCGTACCGGGGCGCCATTGCGCAGTTCCCCGCGCCCCTGAGTCCTGTTCGACCCTGGGTGCGGGCCCGCACGGGCAACCTCAGCCGGCTGAGCATCTGGCGCGGGGCTGCATGGGCATCCTGAGCCCCCCTGCGCGGCTGAGCATCTGGCGCGGGCCGGCACGGGCATCCTCAGCCCGCTGAGTATCTGGCGCGGGCTCGCATGGGCATCCTCAGCCTGTCCGGCGATTGAGGACGAGCGCGTTCAGCGCGAACGGGGTCTGGGGCGGAGCCTCAGGGACCCTGGCTGCGGGTCGTGGGTGGCTGAGCGCGCAGTTCCCCGCGCCCCTGACTACTCGCTGTGGGCCGGCACGGGCATCCTCAGCCCGTCCGGCGCTTGAGGACGAGGCCGTTCAGGCCGAATGGGGGTCTGGGGCGGAGCCCCAGGGAATCCCGGCTGCGGACCGTGGATGGCCGGGCGCGCAGTTCCCCGCGCCCCTGGCGGGGTTGGTGCCGGCCCGCATGGGCAGCCTCGGCCCCCACCCCCTGGCGGGGTCGGTGCCGGCCCGCGTGGGTAACCTCGGGCCTCCCGGCGCCCCTGGCGGGGTT
Protein-coding regions in this window:
- a CDS encoding nucleobase:cation symporter-2 family protein; translation: MAAQPRFRNFAVRPAQTGEKHPVDETLPPLKMFTSGLQHVAAMYAGVVAPPMIVGPAVGLDAKETAFLVAASLFTAGLATLLQTLGIWKIGAKLPFVNGVSFAGVTPMIAIGKEHGGHAIPVILGGVIVAGLLGFLAAPYFGRLVRFFPPVVTGTVITLIGVSLLPVAFNWSSGGNEKAGDYGSLSNLALAAITLVIVLALRKLLHGFMQQIAILLGLVAGSVIAIPMGKTSLDAIKNADVVGFPTPFHFGAPQFDIAAIVSMCIVMLVCMTESTADMLALGKIVERPADQETIAAGLRADTLGSVLSTVFNGFMASAFAQNIGLVAMTKVRSRFVVATGGLILVALGLSPVAASVISLVPLPVLGGAGIVLFGSVAASGIQTLSTAALEKGENALIVAASVGVGLIPIAKPDFYHAFPDKLLVVLDSGISTGCVVAIVLNLAFNHLGSRRSDDEGAEAGVLPMAEPEAALH
- a CDS encoding excalibur calcium-binding domain-containing protein; translation: MRISESAVRTLLVSGLLGALALTTTGCQDDTTKTPAATVSAATPSQSAAPSPSPSQSADESPTPSPARTDDATPTAPPAAAKTPATGTVPKPKPKGPSVPPPMNGGGEKVSGGSGGGSSASYKNCAAARAAGVTPLHRGEPGYAAHLDRDGDGVACE
- a CDS encoding chitosanase, coding for MHTPHGTTPARRTRIVIRALLGAALLAVPVTAYAADDPAAAPADNVTVINAAATGLDDPAKKDIAMQLVSSAENSSLDWKAQYKYIEDIKDGRGYTAGIIGFCSGTGDMLDLVRLYTARNPGNVLAKYLPALEKVNGSDSHKGLDPNFTKDWKTAASETAFKEAQNDERDRVYFDPAVKQGKSDGLGTLGQFIYYDAIVMHGDGTDPTSFSSIRKRALAKAKTPAKGGNETTYLDAFLDARVWAMKQEEAHSDTSRVDTEQRVFLKKGNLGLNTPLDWKVYGDPYHIG
- a CDS encoding pentapeptide repeat-containing protein, with the translated sequence MSENHETVAPAPGATRLNLVSDCGDCFGLCCVALAYTASADFAIDKPAGRPCPNLTGEFSCGIHRDLRAKGFQGCTVYDCFGAGQKVSQHTFKGRDWRTAPKSAAAMFEVFPVMRQLHELLWYVTEALALPKARPVHDELRAALRETEAFTELAPDELRDLDVAAHRDGVNRLLLKASELTRAEFKGKKGKDRRGADLMGARLKGADLRGANLRGALVIAADLRGADLRVADLIGADFRDALLDGADLTDAFFLTQAQLNAAKGDRATRIPSALARPAHWAAR
- a CDS encoding TIGR03086 family metal-binding protein, which encodes MNTDPSTDPSTDADVRRAHPDLGPAAAELVRLLDGVGDDQLSAPTPCPEYPLRDLLAHVLGLSVAFQDAARKVRGPSTGTAPSSAAPPALPDDWRAALPRNLAAMAEAWRDPAAWEGDTQIGGLDLPGAVSGRVGLDELVVHGWDVARATGQDYHPSTADLEVSRAFLAPSKDDPAARGGAFGPAVDVADSAPLLDRVIGLSGRDPGWSRNGLSGGSGRLL
- a CDS encoding FAD-dependent monooxygenase, with the protein product MRGGRVAIVGGSIAGCAAALAAHRGGAEEITVYERATGRLADRGVGLAMHNDRYAELEAGGFVTASMPWLQLTRRAWYVRDGSAPMGRLVGTLPFPFRTYNWGPLWRELRARVPESVDFRPGAVVDQVEVDPDGVELRTAAGGPDRFDFVVGCDGYRSVVRAAACPEVRPQYAGYLAWRGAFPVERLPDESRWPVEDCVYVVFDGGHAVIYRIPDGRGGHRVNWVLYAAPPAGHDLGLDSPTSLPPGTLTQELRAHARHLADHHMPPFWGELVRLTAPDELFIQPMYDFTAPRYATGRVALSGDAATVARPHTGGGAVKALQDATALAGALSSATTWPEAVAAYDAGRAAVGRGMVELGRGLGLGLVQRTPDWSAMDQTGLEAWWRRADGSNAFGGRRLA
- a CDS encoding YfcC family protein yields the protein MRFPSALTILAVVTLAVWLLAFVIPSGAYERNADGAPVQGTYHRAGTGQSFTDRLSDLFLSPVNGLYGIQDAKSGRVGPTMAGELYGSAGVFLFVLAIGAFITVVFATGALDRGIGLLAHRLRARGALLIAGVMTVFSVLGTVEGFAEETLGFYGLIVPLMLALGYDRLVATGTIIVGAGIGVLCSTVNPFATGVASSAAGISLGDGIALRFVMWLALTAVSIAYVIRYGRRVQRDPAKSLTGFLPGDREHARTDQEDGAGPPELTRTHRLVLVLLTLVFAFMIFSVVPWSSALTGRADATPYPWELGWSFPQLAALFLVAAALVGIAARLGEARLSSTIIQGAADFISPALVIVLARGVTVIMNNSGITDTVLHSIEGVVKGAPSAVFAVLVFVVNLPLAFLIPSTSGHATLAMPILAPLAGFAGVSRAVVVTAWQAASGWMNLWVPTTAVTIGGVALAKVGYDKYLRFVAPLLAVLAVLICAFVAVGAAFT